In Desulfomonile tiedjei DSM 6799, a genomic segment contains:
- a CDS encoding IS4 family transposase — MTFILSIAASGKGKGVDMKSGEFFRHARILGLWPDAEAIHRSALTKARKKVDWRIFRQILDDAVGLAYECWPKSPKDEWHGMSTHAIDGSDYTLPAADELRAEFDPESGLGQAGKGHYPQCLVCTLYDVFRRLPIARTVVPVNSSERDQAKHLLPLVPEGSVLLLDRGYPGYEFLSYLLDKFKGYFVIRCPATSTFATVKEFIRSGKSEAEIVIPPTSNYLSQVTAEQRKAAKPIRVRVIRLSNPDGTLSVLLTNLYDKVEFPRQEITDLYFRRWEIESYFRDEKIGLEIEKFHGKTCNSVLQELFAAAIMAVISRTLMAISTQLLGGELGEPQFKNAVMTLASEAAVLAADDPERAIEIFQDILKEIYRVKYYRPNSQRPPQPRVNKQSKNKWLYRRYKNVPAA; from the coding sequence ATCACCTTCATCTTGTCCATTGCCGCCAGTGGAAAGGGTAAAGGAGTGGACATGAAATCCGGTGAATTCTTTCGACATGCCAGAATTCTTGGCCTTTGGCCTGACGCCGAGGCGATCCATCGAAGCGCGCTCACCAAGGCGCGCAAAAAGGTGGATTGGAGGATCTTTCGGCAAATACTCGATGATGCGGTTGGTCTGGCTTATGAGTGTTGGCCTAAGAGCCCGAAGGACGAGTGGCATGGTATGTCCACTCATGCGATAGATGGCTCCGACTATACGCTTCCAGCCGCCGATGAGCTCAGGGCCGAGTTTGATCCTGAGAGCGGACTTGGGCAAGCGGGCAAAGGACATTATCCTCAGTGTCTTGTATGCACGCTCTATGACGTCTTCAGACGTCTGCCCATCGCAAGAACTGTGGTCCCGGTGAATTCTTCGGAGCGGGACCAAGCCAAACATCTCCTGCCCCTCGTGCCTGAGGGAAGTGTCTTGCTCCTGGATCGAGGTTACCCAGGATATGAATTTCTCAGCTACCTTTTGGACAAGTTCAAAGGCTATTTCGTGATACGTTGCCCCGCAACGTCCACCTTCGCCACAGTAAAGGAATTCATTCGGAGCGGGAAGAGCGAAGCCGAAATCGTGATTCCTCCGACATCGAACTATCTCAGCCAGGTGACGGCTGAACAACGAAAGGCCGCCAAGCCCATCAGAGTGAGAGTCATCAGACTGTCCAATCCTGACGGAACCCTCTCGGTTCTCCTGACGAATCTTTACGACAAGGTGGAGTTTCCGAGACAGGAGATCACTGACCTCTATTTCAGGCGATGGGAAATCGAGAGCTATTTCCGGGATGAAAAGATTGGGCTCGAAATCGAAAAATTTCATGGCAAAACCTGCAACAGCGTCCTGCAAGAACTCTTTGCAGCTGCGATCATGGCTGTGATCTCAAGAACTCTCATGGCCATTTCCACCCAGTTACTCGGTGGAGAGCTCGGAGAACCTCAGTTCAAGAATGCGGTCATGACGCTCGCGTCTGAAGCCGCCGTGCTCGCCGCAGACGATCCTGAAAGAGCCATCGAAATCTTTCAGGATATTCTCAAAGAAATCTATCGTGTCAAATACTATCGACCAAACAGTCAGCGACCACCCCAACCAAGGGTGAACAAGCAAAGCAAAAACAAATGGCTTTACCGCAGGTACAAAAATGTCCCCGCAGCTTAA
- a CDS encoding thermonuclease family protein — protein sequence MAKLRLQGEWKMWLGIGILLLGVVLYLYFASRPPMEGGEYLWRVEKVEDDKTILARGSGSEIHMRLIGLKIPKNQEAAAKDYLTKTLETKWVRFKPIRDKGKDLKEGFVFISGEEINARMIRMGLAEIDREETAFDIRPYIELEQEAKREKRGMWSQPGSGAK from the coding sequence ATGGCGAAGTTGCGCTTACAAGGCGAATGGAAAATGTGGTTAGGAATCGGGATTCTCCTGCTCGGAGTGGTCTTATATCTTTATTTCGCGAGCAGGCCTCCCATGGAAGGAGGCGAATACCTGTGGCGAGTGGAAAAGGTCGAAGATGACAAGACGATCCTTGCGCGTGGAAGCGGCAGTGAGATTCATATGAGGCTGATCGGACTGAAAATACCGAAAAACCAGGAAGCCGCTGCAAAAGATTACCTCACAAAAACATTGGAAACTAAATGGGTCAGATTCAAGCCCATCAGGGATAAAGGGAAAGATCTGAAAGAAGGATTTGTGTTTATTTCCGGCGAAGAAATAAATGCTCGCATGATCAGAATGGGATTGGCCGAAATCGATAGGGAAGAAACGGCCTTTGACATCCGGCCGTACATCGAATTAGAGCAGGAAGCAAAACGGGAAAAGCGGGGCATGTGGAGTCAGCCGGGTTCGGGAGCGAAATGA
- a CDS encoding GTPase, with amino-acid sequence MLNGAEDVLDLKLDSRLAEYELLERRRFEAHRLAIAFLWKSTLPAGFPLILCFMGGTGTGKSTLFNSVVGRAISEVGTRRPFTFNAVILVNESWLETLKTCPFLSQDIADARIVVDSGTHPYNEIVIDTPDYDSIQLSNKRIAEDYFIIADLMVFVTSQEKYADLAGRRITEMAREWNKQTIFIMNKVVSETAYKDFTGMLAANGFTQVPLRVERVEPAPQFIPGLRERKGFAEVFAPPDLNQLELIRKQEIGRLKEQTVESIHAFQSSLEAHVRRVDSVTVQIRDMQKNVSEEMEAQLDALVTEDVQAKIQQRLQGLLRKYDVLFVPRMMVRNAILGVFGSLAKIFGDSYPEGAQSTEKDIRNEDLEQARSAVRLRPLESAIADLNFRIARLLSADRSLQDLRSAAQTGVPRLGTVEIGELYDKAFPGIEHLLEEEFNRFKDGLSRKDELKLYSSYTAWALFIITAEIVMGGGFTLLDALLNTVIVPFIPKWMVNLKVLDVLRDIGERVDRNHRAVLEGILEKQANLYVELFRGLIPDNETLRQLETLKEKIESHHVP; translated from the coding sequence ATGCTCAACGGGGCTGAGGATGTACTCGACCTCAAGCTCGATTCCAGGCTTGCCGAATATGAATTGTTGGAACGAAGACGGTTCGAAGCTCATCGGCTCGCAATTGCCTTCTTGTGGAAATCGACACTTCCTGCAGGTTTTCCTTTGATTTTGTGTTTTATGGGCGGCACGGGCACGGGAAAGAGTACGCTATTCAACTCCGTTGTCGGTCGTGCCATCAGTGAAGTCGGCACCAGAAGACCCTTCACCTTCAATGCTGTAATCCTTGTCAACGAATCCTGGTTAGAAACCCTCAAAACATGCCCCTTTCTCTCCCAAGATATTGCGGATGCGAGGATTGTCGTGGATTCCGGGACGCATCCATACAATGAAATAGTAATAGACACCCCCGACTACGACAGCATCCAACTTTCGAATAAACGCATTGCAGAAGACTACTTCATCATCGCCGATCTTATGGTGTTTGTGACTTCCCAGGAAAAATATGCGGACCTCGCGGGGCGACGTATAACGGAAATGGCCCGGGAATGGAATAAACAAACCATTTTCATCATGAACAAAGTTGTTTCCGAAACAGCATATAAGGACTTCACCGGCATGCTCGCGGCCAACGGTTTTACTCAAGTCCCACTGAGAGTGGAGCGTGTCGAGCCGGCTCCGCAATTCATCCCTGGTTTGCGAGAAAGAAAAGGTTTTGCGGAAGTATTCGCACCGCCGGATCTCAACCAACTGGAACTCATAAGAAAACAGGAGATTGGACGATTAAAAGAACAAACCGTCGAGAGCATTCATGCATTTCAGTCTTCTCTTGAAGCTCATGTCCGGAGAGTGGATTCAGTAACAGTTCAGATCCGGGACATGCAGAAAAACGTTTCCGAAGAAATGGAAGCGCAGTTGGACGCCTTGGTGACCGAGGACGTTCAGGCTAAAATCCAACAGCGATTGCAGGGGCTTCTGCGCAAGTACGATGTCCTCTTCGTTCCCAGAATGATGGTCCGAAACGCTATTCTCGGAGTATTCGGCTCCCTTGCCAAAATTTTCGGAGATTCCTACCCCGAAGGGGCCCAATCCACAGAAAAAGACATCAGGAATGAAGACTTGGAACAGGCACGCTCCGCGGTGAGACTCAGGCCGCTTGAATCCGCGATTGCCGACCTGAATTTCCGCATTGCGCGCTTGTTGTCAGCGGATCGATCGCTCCAGGATCTTCGTTCTGCAGCACAGACAGGCGTTCCGCGATTGGGGACTGTAGAAATCGGCGAGCTGTACGATAAGGCGTTTCCTGGTATCGAGCATCTTCTGGAAGAGGAGTTCAATCGATTCAAGGATGGATTGTCGCGTAAAGACGAACTGAAACTCTACAGTTCGTATACTGCGTGGGCATTGTTTATCATTACTGCGGAAATAGTAATGGGAGGCGGCTTTACTTTGTTAGATGCATTACTCAATACGGTAATTGTACCGTTTATACCGAAATGGATGGTCAATCTGAAAGTACTGGATGTATTGAGAGACATAGGTGAACGGGTGGACAGGAATCATCGTGCAGTCCTGGAAGGCATTCTGGAAAAGCAAGCCAACCTGTACGTTGAATTATTTCGGGGTCTGATTCCGGATAATGAAACACTCAGGCAACTTGAGACTCTAAAGGAAAAGATCGAATCCCATCACGTCCCGTGA
- a CDS encoding ABC transporter ATP-binding protein, whose translation MQNHVIIETVDLVKDYVDGTNLIHALRGANIKVYQGEMVAIMGPSGSGKSTLLYVLGLLQPPTSGTYLFKGQNILEYSREEQAEFRNKELGFVFQSCDLLPNSTVFENLELPLIYAESDRRARRRRILEALDRVGLSHRVDHWSNKLSGGERQRAAIARALVNSPSLILGDEPTGQLDQKNTEIVVNQLRAIAGQGFTVVLVTHEEDIGQACDRIIRIRDGSVVSEGFETGYVPAILRGVLPDTHAFANQQL comes from the coding sequence ATGCAGAATCACGTAATTATCGAAACCGTGGACCTGGTGAAAGACTATGTAGATGGTACAAATCTGATCCATGCGCTCAGGGGTGCCAATATCAAGGTATATCAGGGTGAAATGGTCGCCATAATGGGACCTTCAGGATCGGGAAAATCTACTTTGCTTTATGTGCTGGGATTATTACAGCCTCCGACATCCGGCACGTACCTGTTCAAAGGACAGAATATCCTTGAGTATTCCCGTGAAGAGCAGGCAGAGTTCAGGAACAAGGAATTGGGTTTTGTTTTCCAGAGCTGTGATCTGCTTCCCAATTCCACAGTCTTCGAGAATCTGGAATTACCACTCATCTATGCCGAATCAGACCGCCGGGCGCGAAGAAGAAGAATTCTCGAGGCACTTGATAGAGTAGGTCTTTCACATCGGGTGGATCATTGGTCCAATAAGCTGTCCGGAGGAGAGCGACAAAGGGCTGCTATCGCCAGAGCACTCGTGAATAGCCCTTCCTTGATCCTTGGTGACGAACCCACAGGCCAGCTCGACCAGAAGAACACGGAAATTGTGGTGAACCAATTGAGAGCAATAGCCGGCCAGGGATTTACCGTTGTGCTCGTCACTCATGAAGAGGATATCGGCCAAGCTTGCGATCGTATCATCAGGATACGCGATGGATCTGTCGTCTCCGAAGGATTCGAGACAGGATACGTTCCGGCAATTCTGAGGGGTGTGTTACCGGATACACACGCATTTGCCAACCAACAACTCTGA
- a CDS encoding HU family DNA-binding protein — protein sequence MNKSDLIAALAKETDLPLRKSEEIVNLVFDTMSVALVEGNRIEIRGFGSFMVKEYQGYTGRNPKTGDKIAVNEKRLPFFKTGKELREHVDEPE from the coding sequence ATGAACAAGTCAGATCTTATTGCGGCCTTGGCCAAGGAAACGGACCTTCCCTTGAGAAAATCGGAAGAAATCGTCAATCTCGTCTTCGACACTATGTCGGTGGCACTCGTGGAGGGTAACCGGATCGAAATACGAGGATTCGGCTCCTTTATGGTAAAAGAGTATCAGGGCTACACAGGGCGGAATCCGAAAACCGGTGATAAAATTGCAGTAAACGAAAAAAGACTGCCTTTTTTCAAAACTGGAAAAGAATTGCGCGAGCACGTGGACGAACCGGAATAA
- a CDS encoding HU family DNA-binding protein has translation MTKAEVVNRMAEQAGISKKAAATALNALVGAIHESLKKKEGKIRIADLGTFRVLKRKARNGVNPQTREKIKIAAAKVPRFAPSKSLRDLVRKAK, from the coding sequence ATGACCAAGGCTGAAGTTGTTAACCGCATGGCCGAACAGGCCGGCATTTCAAAAAAAGCCGCGGCCACAGCGCTAAACGCTCTTGTTGGAGCCATTCACGAGTCGCTCAAGAAGAAGGAAGGCAAGATCCGGATCGCCGATCTCGGCACTTTTCGCGTCCTCAAGAGGAAGGCTCGTAATGGAGTAAATCCCCAGACCCGAGAGAAGATTAAAATCGCTGCAGCCAAAGTTCCTCGGTTTGCTCCGTCCAAAAGCCTGAGAGACCTAGTCAGAAAGGCCAAGTAA
- a CDS encoding site-2 protease family protein: MSDHEATPFPPFVFRPPRKSWTIHIVLFVLTVLTTTFAGALIFVDQQQSDGWLLSFLRGFYFSIPLMSILLVHEMGHYLVGKRRLLDVTPPYFIPAIPPLGTFGAFIKIRSVITNLRVLAEVGASGPIAGACLAIPLLFLGLCLSEVRPGVAPASSGLEFGSSIILELLCLLRFGDFSFNTTIILHPTAVAAWFGLFVTAMNLLPIGQLDGGHVVFALFGPRIAQRISIAAFCLLIPLGILLWPGWLMFALLTLILGLKHPPPLDPYTPLDAAGRKLAWTAVALFVLTFIPIPVNVIE, translated from the coding sequence ATGAGCGACCACGAAGCAACGCCTTTCCCTCCTTTTGTATTTCGACCCCCCAGAAAATCCTGGACAATCCATATTGTACTGTTTGTCCTCACGGTACTAACGACTACGTTTGCCGGAGCGCTGATTTTTGTGGATCAGCAGCAGTCTGACGGGTGGCTGCTTTCTTTTCTGAGAGGTTTCTATTTTTCCATACCGCTTATGTCCATACTGCTGGTTCATGAAATGGGTCACTATCTGGTGGGCAAGCGAAGGCTGCTCGACGTGACGCCGCCTTATTTTATACCGGCGATTCCGCCTCTCGGTACTTTCGGGGCCTTCATCAAGATTCGATCGGTGATTACCAATTTGCGGGTGCTTGCGGAGGTGGGAGCTTCCGGTCCCATTGCGGGTGCTTGTCTGGCTATTCCTCTTCTGTTTCTTGGACTCTGTCTTTCGGAAGTCCGCCCTGGTGTTGCTCCCGCGTCTTCCGGGCTCGAATTTGGATCTTCGATTATTCTGGAACTACTCTGTCTGCTCCGATTCGGAGATTTTTCTTTTAATACGACGATTATTCTGCATCCTACGGCTGTTGCCGCGTGGTTCGGACTATTTGTGACCGCGATGAACCTGCTTCCCATAGGCCAGCTTGACGGCGGTCATGTCGTCTTCGCGCTGTTCGGACCCCGGATTGCCCAGCGCATTTCCATAGCGGCCTTTTGCCTGCTGATTCCTCTCGGCATTCTCCTGTGGCCGGGCTGGTTGATGTTTGCGCTGCTCACATTGATTCTTGGGTTGAAACATCCGCCTCCTCTCGATCCGTACACTCCTCTGGATGCCGCAGGCAGAAAGCTAGCCTGGACCGCAGTAGCCCTCTTTGTGCTGACGTTCATCCCAATTCCGGTGAATGTTATTGAATGA
- the purD gene encoding phosphoribosylamine--glycine ligase: MKILIIGSGGREHTLAWKAAQSDLVTEVIAAPGNVGISREPKCRLANVSAENIPALKDLALSEKVDLVIVGPEAPLVAGITDTFREAGLRVFGPTARAAALEGSKVFTKRLMAKYNIPSADFEVFDTFDAAESYIKGRTGSTVVKADGLAAGKGVFVCRDREEALSALSAIMKDKIFGSAGDLVIVEDCLQGEEASFIAFTDGRHVLPLASSQDHKAIFDGDSGPNTGGMGAYSPAPVVTREIHDLIMNQIMIPTVQAMDKEGIPYMGFLYAGVMIDNGQPKVLEFNARMGDPEAQPLLFRMKSDMIPLMVAALEGTLDRQTIEWLPEDAVCVVMASGGYPGSYEKGKVITGIEAADSLDGVKVFHAGTANGPNGFVTAGGRVLGVTARAAGISVAIEKAYEAVAKICWDGVHYRKDIGKKALNR; this comes from the coding sequence ATGAAGATTCTGATAATCGGTTCAGGCGGTCGAGAACATACATTGGCGTGGAAAGCGGCTCAATCGGACCTGGTGACCGAAGTAATCGCAGCCCCCGGAAATGTGGGAATCAGCCGTGAACCTAAATGCCGCCTTGCAAATGTTTCGGCTGAAAATATTCCTGCTTTGAAGGATCTGGCACTGTCCGAGAAAGTGGATCTGGTCATAGTGGGACCTGAAGCCCCCCTTGTCGCAGGCATAACCGACACTTTCCGCGAAGCCGGTCTGAGAGTTTTCGGTCCTACAGCTCGAGCTGCGGCGCTGGAAGGAAGCAAAGTTTTTACCAAGCGTCTCATGGCCAAGTACAATATCCCTTCCGCAGATTTCGAGGTTTTCGACACCTTCGATGCAGCAGAATCTTATATCAAAGGACGAACCGGATCTACTGTCGTGAAGGCCGACGGCCTTGCTGCAGGTAAAGGTGTTTTCGTGTGCCGCGACAGAGAAGAGGCTCTTTCCGCATTATCGGCTATCATGAAGGACAAAATCTTCGGTTCCGCCGGTGATCTGGTCATCGTGGAAGACTGCCTGCAGGGAGAAGAAGCATCATTCATAGCGTTTACGGACGGGCGGCATGTTCTGCCGCTCGCCAGTTCTCAGGATCACAAGGCGATATTCGACGGAGACAGCGGCCCTAATACCGGTGGAATGGGAGCTTATTCACCTGCACCGGTGGTTACTCGTGAAATCCACGACCTCATCATGAATCAGATCATGATCCCGACGGTGCAGGCTATGGATAAAGAAGGTATCCCATACATGGGTTTTCTTTATGCGGGAGTCATGATCGACAACGGACAGCCGAAAGTCCTGGAGTTCAATGCACGCATGGGAGACCCTGAGGCGCAACCTCTCCTGTTTCGTATGAAAAGCGACATGATCCCGCTTATGGTGGCTGCCCTGGAAGGAACCCTTGACCGGCAGACCATCGAGTGGCTCCCCGAAGATGCAGTATGCGTTGTCATGGCTTCAGGAGGATATCCGGGATCGTACGAAAAAGGGAAAGTTATTACCGGAATCGAAGCAGCGGATTCCCTTGATGGAGTCAAAGTATTTCACGCGGGAACGGCAAACGGTCCGAATGGTTTCGTCACCGCAGGAGGCCGCGTGCTGGGAGTAACTGCCCGCGCAGCAGGAATTTCCGTTGCCATAGAAAAAGCCTACGAAGCCGTGGCAAAAATCTGCTGGGATGGAGTGCATTACCGCAAAGATATAGGAAAAAAGGCACTGAACAGGTAA
- a CDS encoding HesA/MoeB/ThiF family protein, with amino-acid sequence MASKASYLPVIIYSLEFHMDPIPRYSRHMLLRVIGEDGQRRIEQSRILVAGLGALGSVAALLLARAGVGFMRIVDQDAPELHNLQRQVLYDEADVHRGLSKAEAAFAHLKAANSSIKIEPVNAEIGPDNVDALVGGVDLVVDALDNTRTRYLVNDAILTRGIPYVFGGAVETVGNIMTIIPGKTPCLRCLWPNPEAVENHARASTVGVLSSGAATVASLQVTEALKILSGHEDQVLSGLLVLDVWRGCFHVAPVRRNPQCVCRKFEYATEA; translated from the coding sequence TTGGCATCCAAAGCAAGCTACCTTCCCGTTATCATCTACAGCCTCGAGTTTCACATGGACCCGATTCCACGATACAGCAGACACATGCTCTTGCGAGTGATCGGAGAAGACGGCCAGCGCAGGATCGAGCAGTCTCGCATTCTTGTCGCCGGTCTGGGCGCACTGGGTTCTGTTGCCGCTCTGTTGCTTGCCCGAGCGGGAGTAGGATTCATGCGGATTGTGGACCAGGATGCTCCGGAACTCCATAACCTCCAGCGACAAGTGCTGTACGACGAGGCGGACGTGCACAGGGGTTTGTCAAAGGCGGAAGCTGCCTTTGCTCATTTGAAGGCAGCGAATTCCTCAATTAAGATCGAGCCCGTGAACGCTGAAATCGGACCGGATAATGTGGATGCACTCGTCGGGGGCGTGGATCTGGTGGTGGACGCTCTGGATAATACCAGAACCCGATACCTTGTGAACGACGCCATACTGACCCGGGGGATTCCGTACGTGTTTGGCGGAGCAGTGGAAACCGTCGGGAACATCATGACGATTATTCCTGGCAAAACCCCGTGCTTGAGGTGTTTGTGGCCGAACCCCGAAGCAGTGGAGAATCACGCCCGTGCGTCCACGGTGGGAGTCCTCTCTTCCGGGGCTGCGACCGTTGCTTCTCTACAGGTAACCGAAGCGCTCAAGATTCTGTCGGGTCATGAAGATCAGGTTCTTTCGGGTTTGCTGGTGCTGGACGTATGGCGTGGCTGTTTCCATGTCGCGCCTGTCCGGAGAAATCCTCAATGTGTGTGCCGGAAATTCGAATATGCAACCGAAGCCTAG
- a CDS encoding nucleotidyltransferase family protein, with amino-acid sequence MQPKPSDLPISAFILAGGLGLRLREVVSDRPKPMADIGQTPFLHLLIELLSGKGIREFVLLTGFMGEVVEEYFHAQRFPGVSIRFSKEPNPLGTGGAVKFAERFAAETTLLVNGDTFFDADVEALYRFHRKNNADVTLSLYEVEDVSRYGSVQVDSAGKVTGFTEKNRVGGIGLVNAGCSLLSADFIRQLPEGAYSMEERIFPELVRIGTLYGLVQSKPFFDIGTPESYEEFRSFYGSCNLKSR; translated from the coding sequence ATGCAACCGAAGCCTAGCGATCTCCCCATTTCGGCATTCATCCTGGCAGGCGGCCTTGGACTTCGGCTCCGGGAGGTCGTCTCCGACCGCCCCAAACCCATGGCTGACATAGGGCAGACTCCTTTCCTGCACCTGCTCATTGAACTGTTGAGCGGCAAAGGAATCCGTGAGTTTGTCCTCTTGACCGGGTTCATGGGAGAAGTTGTCGAAGAATACTTCCATGCGCAGAGATTCCCCGGCGTAAGCATTCGTTTCTCCAAAGAGCCTAATCCTCTCGGCACAGGAGGTGCGGTTAAATTCGCGGAACGCTTCGCCGCTGAAACCACGTTGCTCGTCAATGGCGACACCTTTTTCGATGCCGACGTGGAAGCGCTCTATCGGTTTCACCGGAAAAACAACGCTGATGTTACGCTTTCGCTCTATGAGGTTGAAGACGTGAGCCGCTATGGATCCGTCCAGGTGGACTCTGCCGGAAAAGTAACCGGATTCACGGAGAAGAACCGTGTCGGAGGTATCGGACTTGTCAACGCAGGGTGCTCTCTGCTGAGCGCGGATTTTATCCGGCAGCTTCCGGAGGGCGCATATTCCATGGAAGAAAGAATATTTCCGGAACTGGTCCGGATTGGAACCCTGTACGGACTGGTCCAATCAAAACCGTTCTTCGATATCGGCACACCGGAGAGCTACGAAGAATTCCGGAGTTTTTATGGAAGCTGCAATCTGAAATCTCGGTAA
- a CDS encoding GspE/PulE family protein, which translates to MYDDIHLIAEILYSNGYLDDNGLLRLQEAELYIKDRLAQERAKQVRESVPHAHQTTALEIIVEMKLSGPRGTLEEPVLVEAMANYMGYPFMRLESLELDPDFVTRVLPQKFSDRFLIIPLQETNGKLKISIYDPSQREVLEDVSRVSGRELDIVISPKTDIMKIILEFHGFRGSIKAAAEKHVKYFKELSDLERLAEVKSLEEISHTDKNIRTAVDAMFRRSLSLRASDIHIEPKRTKTLIRMRIDGVLHDVDWIPAALHQAFTSRVKTMSQMDIAEKRRPQDGRIKLDTRTYEVEVRVSTVPTAFGEKTVCRIQDPELLFMDLEELGFNPFDLTTFQSFINKPFGIILVTGPTGSGKTTTLYSAMKVLSTSERNITTIEDPVEMVYEKFNQIAVNPAVSMLHNPEEKMTFGPMLRHVMRQDPDVIMIGEIRDEETASLAVQAALTGHLVFTTVHTNDALSSINRLLDLRVPSFLLAGTVVGMIAQRLIRRVCPYCRQEYSVSIKDLNKRGFNFEGPEKILLKRGSGCHECRDTGYFKRESVYEVVGVDDDIAKLIVDEPDMLALKEMVRKKKFSTLWENAIRKMLHGITTPEEVLRVAQADPHFREPIHLRKTMEWSD; encoded by the coding sequence TTGTACGACGACATTCATCTGATAGCTGAAATACTCTATTCAAATGGTTATCTGGATGATAACGGTTTGCTCAGATTACAGGAAGCCGAGCTTTACATAAAAGACCGTCTCGCGCAGGAACGCGCCAAACAGGTGCGGGAATCGGTTCCTCATGCTCATCAGACAACCGCGCTGGAAATTATCGTTGAAATGAAACTCTCCGGGCCCAGGGGCACCCTGGAGGAACCAGTTCTTGTGGAAGCCATGGCGAACTACATGGGCTATCCCTTCATGCGCCTGGAATCCCTCGAACTTGACCCGGATTTCGTGACTCGCGTGCTCCCGCAGAAGTTTTCCGACCGGTTTCTCATCATTCCTCTACAGGAGACTAATGGAAAACTGAAGATTTCCATTTACGACCCTTCCCAGCGTGAAGTGCTTGAAGATGTCTCCAGAGTCTCGGGGAGAGAGCTCGATATCGTGATATCGCCCAAAACCGATATCATGAAAATTATTCTCGAATTTCACGGGTTTCGAGGATCGATCAAGGCTGCTGCCGAAAAACATGTAAAGTACTTCAAGGAATTGTCCGACCTCGAGCGTCTCGCTGAAGTCAAGAGCCTTGAAGAAATCTCCCACACTGACAAAAATATCCGTACCGCTGTGGACGCCATGTTTCGCCGGTCCCTGTCACTCAGGGCCAGCGACATTCACATCGAGCCGAAGCGAACCAAGACCCTGATCCGGATGCGCATCGACGGAGTATTGCACGATGTGGACTGGATACCTGCAGCTCTGCATCAGGCTTTCACCTCCCGCGTAAAGACCATGTCCCAGATGGACATCGCGGAAAAACGACGTCCTCAGGATGGCAGAATAAAGTTAGACACTCGGACGTACGAAGTCGAGGTCCGTGTCTCCACGGTTCCCACTGCTTTCGGTGAAAAAACGGTGTGCAGAATACAGGACCCGGAACTGTTGTTCATGGACCTCGAAGAACTGGGATTCAACCCATTCGATCTCACCACATTTCAATCGTTCATAAACAAGCCTTTTGGAATCATACTCGTCACCGGTCCCACGGGCTCGGGTAAAACCACAACCCTGTATTCCGCAATGAAGGTGCTTTCCACATCGGAAAGAAATATTACGACCATCGAAGATCCTGTGGAAATGGTGTACGAAAAATTCAACCAGATCGCCGTCAATCCTGCAGTGAGCATGCTGCACAATCCCGAAGAAAAGATGACTTTCGGGCCCATGTTGCGGCACGTCATGAGACAGGACCCGGACGTAATCATGATTGGTGAAATCCGGGATGAGGAGACTGCTTCCCTGGCGGTTCAAGCAGCTCTGACGGGGCATCTGGTCTTTACCACGGTGCACACGAACGATGCTTTGAGTTCCATCAACCGCCTGTTGGATCTCCGTGTACCAAGTTTCCTCCTTGCGGGAACCGTTGTGGGAATGATTGCTCAAAGACTGATAAGAAGGGTCTGCCCCTACTGCCGTCAGGAATACTCCGTCAGCATAAAAGACCTGAACAAAAGAGGATTCAACTTTGAAGGTCCGGAGAAGATATTGCTGAAACGCGGGAGCGGGTGCCACGAATGTCGCGATACAGGCTATTTTAAACGGGAAAGTGTCTATGAAGTAGTGGGAGTCGATGACGACATCGCAAAATTGATTGTGGATGAACCGGATATGCTCGCGTTAAAGGAAATGGTACGAAAGAAAAAGTTCAGCACCTTATGGGAAAATGCCATAAGAAAGATGCTGCACGGAATCACCACGCCAGAAGAGGTTTTGAGAGTTGCACAAGCCGATCCGCATTTTCGGGAACCGATCCACCTCCGCAAGACTATGGAATGGTCTGATTAA